Proteins encoded together in one uncultured Desulfosarcina sp. window:
- a CDS encoding universal stress protein, whose amino-acid sequence MPFGEKRFNKNILIAVDESENARRAVTYVGKLLGGIKGFKVLILHIIRQPEEDYFPNLSERDKWLADYQMKVDAMLDDYRKILIDSGFAPAAVAVRSMLRHCPSLAECILFELQQTQYHTIVVGRQGLSRSEAFLFGSVSSKIVNHARDCTVWVVE is encoded by the coding sequence ATGCCATTCGGTGAAAAACGGTTCAACAAAAACATCCTGATTGCGGTTGACGAGTCGGAAAACGCCCGGCGGGCCGTCACCTATGTGGGTAAACTGCTTGGGGGGATCAAAGGATTCAAGGTTTTGATCCTGCACATCATCCGCCAGCCCGAAGAAGATTACTTTCCCAACCTCTCGGAAAGAGACAAATGGCTTGCCGACTATCAGATGAAAGTCGATGCCATGCTCGACGACTATCGCAAGATTCTGATCGACAGCGGCTTTGCACCGGCTGCCGTAGCAGTCCGGTCCATGCTCCGCCATTGCCCTTCTTTGGCGGAGTGCATCCTGTTCGAGCTTCAACAGACGCAATATCATACCATTGTGGTCGGCAGGCAGGGGTTGTCGCGCAGTGAAGCCTTTCTCTTCGGCAGCGTTTCGAGCAAGATCGTCAATCATGCGCGCGACTGCACGGTATGGGTGGTGGAATAG
- a CDS encoding MBL fold metallo-hydrolase yields MKITIVYDNVVSRPALAADWGFACLVETEGHTLLFDTGAKGAILLGNMEKLNIDPAAIDAVFLSHNHWDHIGGLADLLRIHDTTVFLPASCPPPENAANIVSIDRPVELFENGYSTGQLAGIEQSLVIRQHDHAVVVAGCSHPGVGAILKAASRFGTVTTLIGGLHGFNEFSLLDPLKTVCPAHCTQHIDEIKQRYPEKALAAGAGRVLEV; encoded by the coding sequence ATGAAAATTACCATCGTCTACGACAACGTGGTCAGCAGACCGGCCCTGGCGGCCGACTGGGGTTTTGCCTGTCTGGTGGAAACCGAAGGGCATACCCTTCTGTTCGACACCGGCGCCAAAGGAGCGATCCTTCTCGGCAACATGGAAAAACTCAATATCGACCCGGCGGCCATCGACGCGGTGTTCCTTTCCCACAACCACTGGGACCATATCGGCGGCCTGGCCGATCTGTTGCGGATTCATGACACGACGGTTTTCCTGCCCGCATCCTGCCCGCCCCCCGAAAACGCGGCGAACATCGTTTCCATAGACCGCCCCGTGGAACTGTTCGAAAACGGCTATTCAACCGGACAGCTCGCAGGGATCGAACAATCGCTGGTCATCCGGCAGCACGATCATGCCGTTGTTGTCGCCGGCTGTTCGCATCCCGGTGTCGGCGCGATCCTCAAAGCCGCATCCCGGTTCGGTACGGTTACCACCCTCATCGGCGGCCTGCATGGATTCAACGAATTTTCTCTGCTCGATCCGCTGAAAACCGTTTGCCCGGCCCATTGCACCCAACACATCGACGAAATCAAACAGCGCTATCCGGAAAAAGCACTGGCCGCCGGAGCCGGCAGGGTTCTCGAAGTTTAA
- the aprA gene encoding adenylyl-sulfate reductase subunit alpha, protein MEEFKTVEVTTDLLIIGPGMAGSGACVEGAHWAKENGVKITVVDKAAMERSGAVGMGLSAINQYQGENSPVDYLSYVRQDLMGLCRDDLVMDISRHVNGSVHMFEGYGLPIWTDPDGNYVHEGRWQLMINGESYKAIVAEAGKNAVGMDNIIERVFVVRLLLDKKDKNKVAGAIGFSVRDPEIYVFRFKACIVSAGGAVHVFRPRSTGEGLGRAWYPPWNAGSSSYLTTTAGAEMTSQEVVFIPGRFKDGYGPVGAWFLLFKAAATSATGYNYMAEGLAEGGELHNWPPYGEVKPIPTCLRNHLMMIEMYHKGDGPIFIHTDKAIAKLAEQAPDEKAYKKELKKLEAEAWEDFLDMTISQAVLWAAKDVFPEEGPSEIMPSEPYFIGSHSGASGAWTSGPEDIQTGESKSDYFWGYNRMTTVKGLFAAGDGVGVSSHKFSSGSFTEGRIAAKAAVKYCVDNPELPEFDSAEVDKLKKRIVLPLKHYEDHKNYTTLGSTDKKYDLPVEEVNPNYITPKMAIFRLNKIMDEYVAGWGSQYNCSAITLNIALDLIKLLKEDLNKLAARNLHELMRCWENVHRVQIAEAHTRHKLFREETRWPGYYYRSDFRKMDEKKWGKVFVNSVYDAEKDEFTMLTRPLHHLVEIKEVVGM, encoded by the coding sequence ATGGAGGAATTTAAAACTGTCGAGGTAACAACCGATCTTTTGATCATCGGCCCCGGGATGGCGGGATCCGGCGCCTGCGTCGAAGGCGCCCACTGGGCCAAGGAAAACGGCGTCAAGATTACCGTGGTGGATAAAGCGGCCATGGAGCGCAGCGGTGCCGTGGGCATGGGGCTTTCGGCCATCAACCAGTATCAGGGCGAAAACAGCCCGGTCGACTATCTCAGCTACGTCCGCCAGGACCTCATGGGCCTTTGCCGGGACGACCTGGTGATGGATATCTCCAGGCATGTCAACGGATCGGTGCACATGTTCGAGGGCTACGGATTGCCCATCTGGACGGACCCGGACGGCAACTACGTCCACGAAGGCCGCTGGCAGCTGATGATCAACGGGGAAAGCTACAAAGCCATCGTTGCCGAAGCCGGCAAGAACGCCGTCGGCATGGACAACATTATCGAGCGGGTGTTTGTCGTCCGACTGCTGCTGGACAAAAAAGACAAAAACAAAGTGGCGGGAGCCATCGGTTTCAGCGTACGGGACCCTGAAATTTACGTGTTCCGGTTCAAGGCCTGCATCGTCAGCGCCGGCGGCGCCGTTCACGTTTTCAGACCGCGATCCACCGGGGAGGGCTTGGGAAGGGCCTGGTATCCGCCCTGGAACGCCGGATCGAGTTCCTACCTGACCACCACGGCCGGTGCCGAAATGACGTCCCAGGAAGTGGTTTTCATTCCGGGGCGCTTCAAGGACGGCTATGGTCCGGTCGGGGCGTGGTTCCTTCTGTTCAAGGCCGCCGCGACATCGGCAACCGGGTATAATTACATGGCCGAAGGGCTGGCCGAAGGCGGTGAATTGCACAACTGGCCACCCTACGGCGAGGTCAAACCCATTCCCACCTGTCTGCGCAACCACCTGATGATGATCGAGATGTATCACAAGGGCGACGGCCCCATCTTTATTCACACGGACAAGGCCATCGCCAAACTGGCCGAACAGGCCCCGGACGAAAAGGCCTACAAAAAGGAACTCAAGAAGCTGGAGGCCGAGGCCTGGGAAGATTTCCTCGATATGACCATCAGCCAGGCAGTCCTGTGGGCGGCCAAGGATGTCTTTCCCGAGGAAGGCCCCTCGGAAATCATGCCTTCCGAACCGTACTTCATCGGTTCCCATTCCGGCGCCTCCGGTGCGTGGACCAGCGGCCCCGAAGACATTCAGACCGGTGAATCGAAAAGCGATTATTTCTGGGGCTACAACCGCATGACCACGGTCAAGGGGCTGTTTGCCGCCGGAGACGGGGTGGGTGTGTCCAGCCACAAGTTCTCTTCCGGGTCCTTTACCGAAGGGCGCATCGCCGCCAAGGCCGCGGTAAAATACTGTGTGGACAACCCGGAACTGCCTGAATTCGATTCGGCCGAGGTGGACAAACTCAAAAAACGGATCGTGCTGCCCCTCAAGCACTATGAAGACCATAAAAACTACACGACCCTGGGATCGACCGACAAGAAATACGACCTGCCGGTGGAAGAGGTCAATCCCAACTACATCACGCCCAAAATGGCCATTTTCCGGCTCAACAAGATCATGGACGAATATGTTGCCGGCTGGGGATCACAGTATAACTGCAGCGCGATCACCTTGAACATCGCACTGGACCTGATCAAACTGCTCAAGGAGGACCTGAACAAGCTCGCCGCCCGCAACCTCCACGAACTGATGCGCTGCTGGGAAAATGTCCATCGTGTCCAGATTGCCGAAGCCCACACCCGGCACAAGCTGTTCCGCGAAGAAACCCGCTGGCCGGGATATTATTACCGCTCCGATTTCAGAAAAATGGACGAAAAGAAGTGGGGCAAGGTATTTGTCAACTCGGTCTACGATGCGGAAAAAGATGAGTTCACCATGCTCACCCGGCCACTGCACCACCTTGTGGAAATCAAGGAGGTGGTCGGCATGTAG
- a CDS encoding DUF1638 domain-containing protein has protein sequence MAQTSFSDIAIVSCGTLSLELNHLRAEGFFDTEHLFFTTPGLHEDIHELENQLLDRIARAREKAGKVLVVYGGKFCYVNADEPTRTMQKIIAEQGANVARIDATHCMDMIASESERESIAAEIAGGEKVWWMTPGWIKFRHKVFKGWDKGLANENFPRHSGGAVVLDGIGYMDTYMAEHPEDFLEYSDWMGIPIIPYPVSLDRFKILLAEQADKLHN, from the coding sequence ATGGCTCAGACCTCATTTTCCGATATCGCCATCGTTTCCTGCGGCACCTTGTCCCTGGAACTGAATCATCTCCGGGCCGAGGGCTTTTTCGACACGGAGCACCTGTTTTTCACGACTCCCGGGCTTCACGAGGACATTCATGAACTGGAGAACCAACTGCTCGACCGGATCGCCCGGGCAAGGGAAAAGGCCGGCAAGGTGCTGGTCGTCTACGGCGGCAAGTTCTGCTACGTCAACGCCGACGAGCCCACCCGCACCATGCAGAAGATCATAGCGGAACAGGGGGCCAATGTGGCCCGGATCGATGCCACCCACTGCATGGACATGATCGCCAGTGAGTCCGAACGGGAAAGCATTGCCGCCGAAATCGCCGGCGGTGAAAAAGTCTGGTGGATGACCCCGGGCTGGATCAAGTTTCGCCACAAGGTGTTCAAGGGTTGGGACAAGGGCCTGGCCAACGAAAATTTTCCCCGGCACAGCGGCGGCGCCGTAGTCCTGGACGGTATCGGCTACATGGATACTTACATGGCCGAGCATCCGGAAGATTTTTTGGAATACTCGGACTGGATGGGCATCCCGATCATCCCCTATCCGGTCAGCCTGGATCGATTCAAAATTTTGCTTGCAGAGCAGGCAGACAAGCTGCACAATTAA
- a CDS encoding sigma 54-interacting transcriptional regulator: protein MNDIDLNYYWKSVVDTIQDGVMVVSPEGVIISVNRAFEEITGYRRNEIVGNRCSTLNCTSCEFARQKDGCHWCLMFKRGHLKKQRCSVTRKDGRQVHILKNASVLRDDSGTVTGAVETMTDITDLVAKETQIESFKRELDAEDRFYGMIGASAPMQRVFELIANAARSDAPVIVYGESGTGKEMVARAIHEAGGRSGQPYVKVNCAALNESLLESELFGHVKGAYTGAHKSREGRFEAANGGDIFLDEIGDLPLSTQVKLLRVLEEKVVERVGDSRPISVNVRIISATNRNLPELIAGGSFREDFYYRINVIPVHIPPLRERVEDIPLLARSFFNRILLKSDKTLDGISKTAMDRLIAYPWPGNARELKSAFEYAFVSCPKGMIGPDHLPPQIGNASPKGSEVSCALEANLDDVKRSRLIDALTRANGNRSQAARLLGISRTSVWKQIKKYGIELGS, encoded by the coding sequence ATGAACGATATAGACCTGAACTACTATTGGAAATCCGTGGTGGACACCATTCAGGACGGGGTCATGGTGGTCAGTCCGGAGGGGGTCATCATCTCCGTCAATCGAGCCTTTGAGGAGATTACCGGATATCGGAGAAACGAAATCGTGGGCAACCGCTGCTCGACGCTTAACTGCACCTCCTGCGAGTTTGCCCGGCAGAAGGATGGATGCCACTGGTGCCTGATGTTCAAACGGGGGCATCTGAAAAAGCAGCGCTGCAGCGTCACCCGCAAAGACGGCCGACAGGTGCATATCCTGAAAAACGCATCGGTCCTCAGAGACGACTCCGGCACAGTCACCGGGGCCGTGGAAACCATGACCGACATCACCGATCTGGTTGCCAAGGAAACCCAGATCGAAAGCTTCAAACGGGAACTGGACGCCGAGGATCGATTTTACGGCATGATCGGCGCCAGCGCCCCCATGCAGCGGGTGTTCGAGCTGATCGCCAACGCCGCGCGGTCCGATGCTCCGGTCATCGTATACGGCGAAAGCGGCACGGGAAAGGAGATGGTCGCCCGCGCCATCCACGAAGCAGGCGGCCGGAGCGGTCAACCCTATGTGAAAGTCAACTGTGCCGCCCTCAACGAATCCTTATTGGAGAGCGAATTGTTCGGCCATGTGAAAGGCGCCTACACCGGCGCCCATAAAAGCCGGGAAGGACGGTTTGAAGCGGCCAACGGCGGCGATATCTTTCTGGACGAAATCGGCGACCTGCCCCTCTCCACCCAGGTCAAGCTGCTGCGGGTGCTCGAAGAAAAGGTGGTGGAACGGGTGGGCGACAGCCGGCCCATTTCCGTAAACGTGCGCATCATCTCCGCCACCAACCGCAACCTGCCGGAACTCATTGCAGGCGGGTCGTTTCGTGAAGACTTTTATTACCGCATCAATGTCATCCCCGTTCACATCCCACCGCTGCGCGAACGCGTCGAGGACATCCCCCTTCTGGCACGCTCCTTTTTCAACCGCATCCTTCTGAAAAGCGACAAGACCCTGGACGGGATCTCCAAAACGGCCATGGACCGCCTCATCGCCTATCCCTGGCCCGGAAACGCCCGCGAATTGAAAAGCGCCTTCGAATATGCCTTTGTCAGCTGCCCCAAGGGCATGATCGGTCCCGATCACCTGCCGCCGCAGATCGGCAACGCGAGCCCCAAAGGCAGTGAGGTTTCCTGTGCATTGGAAGCCAATCTCGACGATGTGAAGCGCAGCCGGCTGATCGATGCGTTGACCCGCGCCAACGGCAACCGCTCCCAGGCCGCGCGCCTGCTGGGCATCTCCCGCACCAGTGTCTGGAAACAGATTAAAAAATACGGTATCGAATTGGGGTCGTAA
- a CDS encoding FAD-dependent oxidoreductase, with product MQRLFEPMTLGNLTLTNRFVFPPIKTANGTPNGNVTDRHLTFYRQIADQGPGLVIIEPVAVTISGKEHPKQLCIHLSESTAELKKIADVIHAQDRLACLHLNHGGAAAKPKASGQNPKAPSEMTCPTIGVAAEALTEAEIGTIVDGYRSAAQKAFQAGFDAIEIQGGHCYLVSQFLNGKINRRTDRYGQDRLLFAVEVLAAVKAGAPDLTRILRVSGNEMSPEFGIAPEDLAPLLKTARESGIHAVHVGMGSSCASPPWYFHHGRLPEKPQMDALAWVRSQTDLPLIAAGRMGRPDRVAKVLDDNLADLVALGRPLIADPALIQKWKAGNLEGVQSCGYCLQGCLHRVKNGQPIGCNLNPEIGEPMLEKTDQPMTVLVAGGGPAGMSAAVYLSKRGHRVTLAEKEDRLGGQFNLAWQAPGKEKMKEGLENLALQVQSGAETVLTDRTVDAGLVAEIKPDLLVWATGARQRIPDIEGLASQYTMTSLEYFGAAKPVKGSRVLVIGAGRTGLEIAEKLGAQGLEVTATKRTDPIGSMMEMITKKLALMHIDQMSNVSLMPHTTVKCFEADKVTVEKDGETIELAPFDTVILASGMLSAPAPDPDIAQTVSTVEVIGDAENVMDIYSAIHAGYDLAVKY from the coding sequence ATGCAACGACTGTTTGAACCCATGACCCTGGGGAACCTGACCCTGACCAACCGGTTCGTCTTTCCACCCATCAAAACCGCCAACGGTACCCCCAACGGCAACGTAACCGATCGACATCTGACCTTTTACCGGCAAATTGCCGATCAGGGACCGGGACTTGTGATCATCGAGCCCGTAGCAGTCACCATATCAGGCAAAGAACACCCCAAACAGTTGTGCATTCACTTGTCCGAAAGTACCGCCGAATTGAAGAAAATCGCCGATGTGATTCATGCCCAAGACCGACTGGCATGCCTGCATCTCAACCATGGCGGCGCCGCAGCCAAACCCAAAGCGAGCGGCCAGAACCCCAAAGCGCCATCCGAAATGACCTGCCCGACCATCGGGGTTGCCGCCGAAGCGTTGACCGAAGCGGAGATCGGCACGATTGTGGATGGATACCGTTCCGCCGCCCAGAAGGCCTTCCAGGCCGGCTTCGACGCCATCGAAATCCAGGGAGGGCATTGCTACCTGGTGTCCCAGTTTCTCAACGGAAAAATTAACCGGCGCACCGACCGCTACGGCCAGGATCGGCTGCTGTTCGCCGTCGAGGTGCTGGCGGCAGTCAAAGCCGGCGCTCCGGACCTGACCCGCATTTTGCGGGTATCGGGCAACGAAATGTCACCGGAATTCGGCATTGCACCGGAGGACCTGGCGCCGTTGTTAAAGACAGCCAGGGAATCCGGAATTCATGCCGTACACGTAGGCATGGGCTCGTCATGCGCCAGCCCGCCATGGTATTTCCACCATGGCCGACTGCCGGAAAAACCCCAGATGGACGCATTGGCCTGGGTTCGCTCCCAAACCGATCTGCCGCTGATCGCGGCCGGCCGTATGGGCCGCCCGGATCGGGTCGCCAAGGTGCTCGATGACAATCTGGCCGACCTGGTGGCGCTGGGCCGCCCCCTGATTGCCGATCCCGCCCTGATCCAAAAATGGAAAGCAGGGAACCTCGAAGGGGTGCAAAGCTGCGGATACTGCCTCCAGGGCTGCCTGCACCGGGTGAAAAACGGCCAGCCCATCGGATGCAACCTGAATCCGGAAATCGGCGAACCGATGCTGGAAAAAACGGATCAGCCCATGACCGTTCTGGTGGCCGGCGGCGGGCCCGCCGGTATGAGCGCCGCGGTCTACCTTTCCAAACGCGGCCATCGGGTTACGCTCGCGGAAAAGGAAGATCGGCTGGGAGGTCAATTCAACCTGGCGTGGCAGGCACCGGGCAAAGAAAAAATGAAGGAGGGCCTGGAAAACCTGGCTTTGCAGGTGCAATCCGGCGCCGAAACGGTATTGACGGACAGGACTGTGGATGCGGGCCTGGTCGCCGAGATCAAGCCGGACCTGCTTGTCTGGGCCACCGGCGCCCGGCAGCGGATTCCCGACATCGAGGGGCTTGCCAGCCAGTATACCATGACGTCCCTGGAATACTTCGGGGCGGCCAAACCGGTCAAAGGATCGCGGGTTCTGGTGATCGGCGCCGGCCGGACCGGACTGGAAATCGCGGAAAAACTCGGCGCCCAGGGATTGGAGGTGACGGCCACCAAACGCACCGACCCCATCGGCAGCATGATGGAGATGATCACTAAAAAGCTGGCCCTCATGCATATCGACCAGATGAGCAACGTCAGCCTGATGCCCCACACGACGGTCAAGTGTTTCGAAGCCGACAAGGTAACGGTGGAAAAAGACGGGGAAACGATTGAACTGGCGCCGTTCGACACGGTCATCCTGGCTTCGGGCATGCTCTCGGCGCCCGCCCCCGATCCGGACATCGCACAAACCGTGTCCACCGTCGAGGTCATCGGCGATGCCGAGAACGTGATGGACATTTATTCGGCCATCCATGCCGGGTACGACCTGGCTGTAAAATATTAA
- the trxA gene encoding thioredoxin translates to MSESVAEIQKDAFDQQVLEQSQPVIVDFWAPWCGPCKAMAPAFASLAETYGNQMKFAKCNVDDHASVAQRYGIQSIPTLMIFQEGQPIHSVTGMVSQSVLEDTIQKALAGESTPAPFIVN, encoded by the coding sequence ATGTCCGAATCCGTTGCTGAGATCCAGAAAGACGCTTTCGACCAGCAGGTCCTGGAGCAGTCCCAACCCGTCATCGTCGATTTTTGGGCACCGTGGTGCGGTCCCTGCAAAGCCATGGCGCCGGCATTTGCCAGCCTGGCGGAAACCTATGGAAATCAAATGAAATTTGCTAAATGCAACGTGGACGACCATGCCTCCGTTGCCCAGCGTTACGGCATCCAATCCATTCCCACCCTGATGATTTTTCAGGAGGGCCAGCCGATCCATTCCGTGACCGGTATGGTTTCCCAATCCGTTCTCGAGGACACCATTCAAAAAGCCCTGGCCGGCGAATCCACACCGGCACCTTTTATTGTCAATTAA
- a CDS encoding DUF134 domain-containing protein: protein MPRPKKPRFVSAYPTIAAFVPQGIPITGEVMLSVEELEAIRLSDFEHLDQESAANLMQVSRQTYGRILFSARSIIGEALITGKALQIAGGNYAMRGGGRRRHGRRGRMGGNANAINAGTPANETQTGREVTQMPRGDKTGPDGQGRQTGRGQGPCGQGQQQPCPRGKGGRGGGRGSGQGQGQGQGRGGGRGQGQGGTGRGRGQNR, encoded by the coding sequence ATGCCGAGACCTAAGAAACCCAGATTCGTATCCGCTTATCCGACCATCGCCGCCTTCGTTCCCCAGGGCATACCGATCACCGGAGAGGTCATGCTCTCCGTGGAAGAGCTGGAGGCGATCCGGTTGAGCGATTTCGAACATCTGGATCAGGAATCGGCAGCCAACCTCATGCAAGTCTCCCGGCAGACCTACGGCAGGATTCTGTTTTCCGCCCGCAGCATCATCGGCGAAGCGCTGATCACGGGCAAGGCCCTCCAGATTGCCGGGGGCAATTATGCCATGCGCGGCGGGGGCAGACGTCGCCACGGGCGACGGGGGCGCATGGGAGGCAATGCAAATGCAATCAATGCCGGCACACCGGCAAACGAAACACAAACAGGAAGGGAGGTGACGCAAATGCCCAGAGGAGATAAAACCGGCCCGGACGGACAGGGCCGACAGACAGGCAGAGGCCAAGGCCCCTGCGGACAGGGCCAACAGCAGCCCTGCCCCCGTGGGAAAGGTGGCCGAGGCGGTGGTCGCGGATCCGGACAGGGCCAAGGCCAGGGTCAAGGTCGCGGCGGTGGTCGCGGACAGGGCCAGGGAGGAACAGGCCGTGGACGCGGTCAAAACCGTTGA
- a CDS encoding universal stress protein: MEKENEGVEPTIDIKKILFPIDLTENASKLLPYVFSLSKKYNSSIYLLHVVQDLNKWGKLYVPHPSMDNFQKEAIEAAKSALQTLCEEQLQRCPDFKTIVVSGDAAQEILKVIAAERIDLVIMGTHGRKGLEHVIFGSVAETVVKNAPIPVLSINPYKLK, translated from the coding sequence ATGGAAAAAGAAAACGAGGGGGTCGAGCCCACGATAGACATCAAGAAAATTCTGTTCCCGATCGATTTAACGGAAAACGCGTCAAAGCTCCTGCCCTATGTATTTTCGCTTTCCAAGAAATACAACAGCAGCATCTATCTGCTGCATGTGGTGCAGGATCTCAACAAATGGGGCAAACTCTATGTACCGCACCCCTCGATGGACAACTTTCAAAAAGAAGCCATCGAGGCAGCCAAAAGCGCCCTGCAAACCCTCTGTGAGGAGCAGCTGCAGCGCTGTCCCGATTTTAAGACCATCGTCGTTTCCGGAGATGCCGCCCAAGAGATCCTGAAGGTCATCGCGGCCGAGAGAATCGACCTTGTGATCATGGGAACCCATGGCCGTAAAGGGCTGGAGCACGTGATCTTCGGAAGTGTCGCGGAAACCGTCGTCAAGAACGCACCCATTCCCGTGCTATCGATCAATCCTTACAAGCTCAAGTGA
- a CDS encoding DUF5320 domain-containing protein: MPGFNGSGPMGAGPMTGWGRGMCGRPAGAGNLPAYGGRGYGYGYGRGMGFGRGFGRGRGRGLGPAAGGYGYGYPPETGYGYPAGKTDEIEMLRSNAEAMKNSLEAIQQKIAELEKEGSE; encoded by the coding sequence ATGCCAGGATTTAACGGAAGCGGCCCCATGGGCGCCGGCCCAATGACCGGCTGGGGCAGAGGAATGTGTGGACGACCGGCAGGCGCCGGCAACCTGCCCGCGTACGGCGGCAGGGGTTATGGCTACGGCTACGGCCGGGGAATGGGATTCGGGCGAGGATTCGGCAGAGGCAGGGGGCGCGGTTTGGGCCCGGCCGCTGGCGGATACGGCTACGGATACCCGCCGGAAACCGGATACGGCTACCCGGCAGGCAAAACCGATGAAATCGAAATGCTCCGGTCCAACGCCGAGGCGATGAAAAACTCTCTGGAAGCCATCCAGCAGAAAATTGCCGAACTGGAAAAAGAAGGCTCCGAATAA
- the aprB gene encoding adenylyl-sulfate reductase subunit beta, which yields MPSFVIDEKCDGCKGGDKTACMYICPNDLMVLDVDRMKAYNAEPDMCWECYNCVKICPTQAIEVRGYADFTPLGASVVPMRGSEDIMWTVKFRGGTIKRFKFPIRTTPEGEAKPDGGFGIGPGKLDDQLLFTEPASLKADKLWTLGD from the coding sequence ATGCCGAGTTTTGTCATCGATGAAAAGTGCGACGGCTGCAAGGGCGGGGACAAAACTGCATGCATGTACATCTGCCCCAACGATCTCATGGTTTTGGATGTGGACCGGATGAAAGCGTACAACGCCGAGCCGGACATGTGCTGGGAGTGCTACAACTGCGTCAAAATCTGTCCCACCCAGGCCATCGAAGTCCGGGGCTACGCTGACTTTACCCCTTTGGGCGCCAGCGTCGTACCCATGCGCGGGTCGGAAGACATCATGTGGACGGTCAAGTTCAGGGGAGGAACGATCAAACGATTCAAATTTCCCATCCGGACCACGCCCGAAGGGGAGGCCAAACCGGATGGCGGCTTCGGAATCGGGCCGGGCAAATTGGATGACCAGCTCCTTTTCACGGAACCGGCCTCGCTGAAAGCCGACAAACTTTGGACTCTGGGAGATTAG
- a CDS encoding sulfurtransferase TusA family protein has translation MSAAELNSMEAASTVDARGSACPGPLLEAKKGIGKVKVGEVLEIYSNDAGTRTDIPAWAKKVGHEYLGVVEADGYDKHFICRKK, from the coding sequence ATGTCAGCAGCCGAATTGAATTCCATGGAAGCGGCAAGCACGGTAGACGCCAGGGGCAGCGCCTGTCCGGGACCCCTGCTGGAGGCAAAAAAAGGGATCGGCAAGGTCAAGGTCGGCGAAGTCCTCGAAATTTATTCCAACGATGCCGGCACCCGCACGGATATCCCGGCCTGGGCCAAAAAAGTGGGCCATGAGTACCTGGGCGTGGTCGAGGCCGACGGCTACGACAAACACTTCATCTGCCGGAAGAAATAG
- a CDS encoding antibiotic biosynthesis monooxygenase family protein yields the protein MAIEVLIRRRFVKEKEAALAPLVVRLRSLALAEPGYISGETLKCIDPPGEEEYLVRSTWRSVEEWNAWLHSGTRTAIQKEIDAITGEATEYRIYEPLVGGIMPTYTNKQ from the coding sequence ATGGCCATCGAAGTGTTGATCAGAAGAAGGTTTGTCAAAGAGAAGGAAGCGGCATTGGCTCCACTGGTCGTTCGTTTGCGGTCCCTCGCCCTGGCCGAGCCGGGCTACATTTCCGGTGAAACCCTCAAATGCATCGACCCTCCCGGAGAAGAGGAATACCTGGTGCGCAGCACCTGGCGGTCCGTCGAGGAGTGGAACGCATGGCTTCACAGCGGGACGCGCACGGCCATCCAGAAAGAGATCGACGCCATCACCGGCGAGGCCACCGAATATCGCATCTATGAGCCCCTCGTAGGCGGCATTATGCCGACCTATACAAACAAGCAGTAA